The genomic window ttagtatgctctatgtaccacttgtgataggacatcagttgagaaaagatgttatggtagcgtctattgttattgtaaaaagttctcttgtttgtgaacatgatttgTGGATCTAATAAGTATATATCTGTATGATTTATGTTCATCAAGCTATTAAGGGCCCAactgaattagtaactattgtgaaacgGGATAAATTCTGTCACCGTCACTATAGGTATGATGTggcagggatcaaaagtatatcaccgccAAATCCTCTAGTAACCCAACACTGACTAAAtgatcatcaaaggcggatcgTGGTGCAAGGTGACGGTGACCATGTCTTTGTACTGGCGGATCATACGCTAAAGCGAtagtggtgttaacctctacacaggCGTCTCGGCCGttgaaccgacagtgaacccGCACCACTGACAGTCGGGTCGACGTACAAGGCAACGGTGCTAGTGACCACTACAcaggcggttgatgtgcccacacgacGGTTTTGATACCTTCGACACAGTCGGAACATTTGccaatgcggcggtgttagtgtacatccacaatcgggtcgtgctccaatgcgactGAAGTAAGAACCTaatcacggacggatcataaACCAATCGGCgtgttagtgtacaccgcagTTGGTCCCAGATGGTGACGATGaatgctatgaccatcactgtcgaCAACTTACTGCCGAGGCCAAAATTAGACTGCGATGTGGGTTACGACGCGGCTGCAAAAGGTACGAGTATAGTAGTGTGATACGACGGGAGCGAGGGTGGAAAGGTACGCATATGCCATGATTTAAACTATTACTTCAGCATGTCTTATGGTTGTTGTTCGCACTGTTGCTATTTGGTTCAACCAGTATGATAGGTTTATACATATTGTATCTGAGATCGTCATTTTTAATAGACTACGCAattactgagaaaggagttttttTAATATAGTACTAGCAAACACACCTTGTGTTGTAATAGGACATACAGTTTGTTGCACGGTGCTTATGCCAATGATAATGAAGCTAGCTATCTCTGTTGGATTTAATTGTTGTTGATCTAATCTTAAATTAAATAAATTTCAAGACGACTAACTCCAAATAAATGCTAGTGAAATAGACTTAAATAGATGACTATTGTGTGTATCTGTTATGAGTTTAAGAAAGATGGAAGGCAAAGCATACGTCCACACATGTGCAGCCACATGCCCACACACGCGCGCCATGATGTCAATAGACTCGAGTTGGCCAAGCCAAGAAATGAGTGGTGCAACACCAACAAAGGTTTTTGTAGCTACAAACTCAAAGCGAGAaggatgaaagtgagaatgacaaACCGAGGAATAAAAAATGAGTGAGTGAGGAACGGATCGACGGGGGAGAGTGTGTAAAAATGGAGAGTTAAAGAAAATTTTggtctttaatattaggtatagaaaAAAGATATTGCATGGGTAGTTGACATATGGGTCCGAGAAATGAGTTGCAGGTCCCACAGATAAAAGAGATTAGTTGTGTGAAGGACATCCTTCATCCTATTCAGTCCCATCTCTCGTAATAAACAGAAAACTAGGATGAAATTGTCCATGATAACTAAATACAAGATGGGATGATCATGCATCGTCTCTGAACCAAACATATGCTAACTGAATCGGGAGCTTAAATGCTTAATGATAGTCCATCTATACTAAACCATAAGGGACCATCAGATTTCATAGGAACCGGAAATAAGTGAGCGAGAATTGGAGGCGAGGGAAAGAAACAAAGAGTGACAAACTCAAGAAATTTTAGTTTTTTAACATTATGCATAGATTTTTTTTGTATGGGTAGTTGACATATGGGTCCCCACAAATGAGATACAGGTCCCATAGATAACAGAGGCTAATGATGCGAAGGACATCGTTCATCCCATCGTaccaaacaaaaaactagaatGAACTTGTCCATATCAACCAAATACAAGATAGATGATTCCATAAAAAAAAAGAGACAGGATCGTCCCATCCTGGATCGCCTCCGAAGGAAATACATGCTAACTGAATCAAAACCTTAAACACTTAACGATGGTCCATCTCCATCCGTGCTAAACCACAGGGGCCCATCAAATTTCACAACAACAAATCTCACATCTTCGAGGCTTCAACTAGAGGCTGCCACCATCCACCACAACCTATAACCAACCCTGTCTCTATGGGCATCGTGTGGCGGCCAGCGAGCCTCTTTGAGTCCTATTTGATatcccctccgttccaaattataagtcattttaactttctttacaaaaatttcaaatttgcccaaaattatagagagaattataaaaatttatgacatcaaataggtatactataaaaatataattaataaaaaatttaataatatttatttggtatcataaatgttactattttattatatgaatttagtcaaacttgagatgcttttactctaaaaaaaataaaatgacttataatttagaatggttGAAGTATGCTTTTAAAAAATTGTATAAATTGAGGGAAAAACACAGTTAGGATAAGCTGATCTAACCTAACATTTAGGTTTTAGTATAAATAAAGTTGTGATTAAGAAATAAGTCAAATGAAACTATAAATACATACTATTTGATTTCTAGTTTCAAACTTGTTTGACAATAAGCAGTCGTCGCTGCGCTTGACGGAGGATGGAGCACAGAGGCAGCGGCTGCCCACCCACGCCGCGTGGTGTTTTTCAAGAATGCTCACAGTAACCAGTGTGACGTAAGGGCCTCTCCAACAACAATCtacttagggggtgtttagattcatctcttaaactttagtcgttgtctcATTAGATACTTAGAcgcatatatggagtattaaatatagactaattatgaaactaaatgcacagaatGAGATtgttttgcgagacgaattttttaagcataattagtccatgatttaataaTGCGTTGCTACAGTGACATATGCCagtggcggattaattaggcttaataaattcgtctcgtggattattgacggattatgtaatttatttttttattagtatccaaacactctATACGATATCCACGTATGatacctcctaaactttagtcactagatcaaacacccccttattGGCTCAAAATGATGTAGAATAAAATGATTAAAGAACTACCGGCTAGCGATTCAATCATCGCTAGCTCCGAGCCTCAAACGTGAGCATACGAGTGGTCAGAAAATGTCTGTTGTGCTCTAACAGCCAATCCAGGAAGGAGCTGTACAAACAGTGATTATATTAATTTAGAGCCAGGCTAATAATACGGTCTGGCTTAATGGATATTGTAGTTCACTTATCAGCCAACTAGTATAGTGGTTGGTTCATTTAAAACACATCTCTTTCCCTCACAATTTTTTTTTAGTTCCTGTGCTTGAACTGACTGTAAACTTACGGGTCACCTCTCCTCTCACTTCTCCTTGTTCTCTTCCACCTTAGCATACAGCCTACTAACGGCCTTTTATTATACTTGGTCTTAGCAAATAAAATGCAGTTAGCCAGCGACATCAACGACAACCGTTGCAGATGCCCTTCGGATTTACTGCAAATCTGCAACCGATCAGTGGAGTCAGTTCCTTACTTCCTTTGCCCTGGGATTTACTGCAAATCTATGGATTGGCATCATCCCCAGGTAATGACGTACTGGATTGATACGTATCCAGCTTGATCATGACCAGCAATTTTCTTAAGCCCGAGATGATCACAACAGTTCAACGAACATTGCAAAGTTTATtagttcaaattcaaattatctAAGCTCATACAACGAACATATCCAAAAGGATTCTACACCCTAGCTTAGATAATTCATCACGTCGTCCAGATATGACGATGGCTACAGCTACAGCGCCGCCGTTACAGACAGCGCGATGGACGCATCCTTCCGGAACCCGGCGTCCTCCGAGGCCAGCGGCGAAGGCACACCCAGGTTTTGGAATCCCTGCTCACAGGTGCCGGGGGCGTCCTCCACCGCGCTGAGCGCTGTCACCGCGTCCGCACGGCCCCGGGGCGTGCCCGACGCGATGCCCTTCGCCGCCATGCCGGTCTGGTCCACGGCCTGCGTGTACACCTCGGAGCAATCTTTGAGGCCCGCCAGCCGCTTCTTGTCCTTCTCGGAGGCCCGCAGGGCGGCGATGTGCTTGGCGGTGCTCTTGGCGGCTGCCCCGGTGAGCTTCACGGCGATGGCGGCGAGGCCACGCTTGTCCGCGCTGGCGCTTCCCTTGTCGGCCTGGAAGAACTTGATGCAGTAGGCGTAGCCGGTGTCCGGGTTTTTAGCGGCGAAGGACTTGCACGCGTCTTGTAAGACGGAGGCGTTGGACATGGAGCAGGCGAGGAGGAAAACGAGAGGGCACAGAGCTTGCAGAAGCTTCATGGTCTCCATGGCTGGCCTGAGTGTCTATGCAAATCGAAGTTCAAGTGTGTTTGGAGTGTTTGGTAGTGTAGCCAGTGTGAGCGTGGATGTAGAATGGACTTTGGCATATATATAGGCAGATGTCCTTCTGAACTAATAAATAGATTATAGCTGGTTCATGGAAACTATTAATCCCCTACCATAAATGACGGTTTCAGAGAAAATCTTACTCCAATAGTAAAATTTATGACATTATGAAAGTAATCCATGCATAGGAAATTCATTTATGAGTGAGCATAAATACTCACACAAGTATTTCAGAATATTTATGATACTATTAAAACATTTCTCAAGATGGTTGAAATATTAATTGTATTCCTGAAAAACTATCAGTTACATGCATTATTACATTAATTTGGATTTCATATAACTAATAGTTAGCTGCTAAAGAGAGAGTGTGGGATGGAAATATCAATGATAGTTGGAGTTACTCTTGGGGACCCTCTAGTTTCAGTAGCAAAAAGGCATGCAAGCTACTCATTGGACACACAGAAGCATCTCCCCTCTGCTCTTGGCTCTAGACATCAAGTAATCTGGGTAAGCACAAATTCTTCTTTCGGCTACTCCTAAGGGACAGACTTAATACTAGAAATCTTTTGAGAAAAAAAGATATGGAACTAGATGATTACAGCTGTGTTCTCTGTAGTACTGGATGTGAAGAAACAAGCTTTCATCTCTTTTTTGAGTGCCCCTTTAGTCAGGACTGCTAGATCTCCATCCCCATTAATTGGAACCTGAATTTGCCACCTCTTGATATGGTAATAGATGCCAGAACCAACTTTGGAAACTCAATGTTCAGAGAAATCTTCATTACAGCCTTCTGGATCATTTGGACAACATGAAACATGGTGATCTTTGATCAGGGCCAAGTCAGCATCAACATCTGGAGAAGAGAGTTCAAGGAGGAACTTGGTTTAGTTTGCACTGAAGCCAAGCCGAGCAGACAAACCCCCCTCAATCTTTGGAGAGATAACTACATTGTATAAGTTGTTTTTCTTTTTGGGCCTAGCTGCCTTGTAATTTTGTGCTTGTAAATATCATTCTTTCATTTaatcaaaaagcaaaaaaaaaggtAGGGGATTCTCCTACCATTTCGGTCAAAAAAAAAATAGTTAGCTGCTAAAAATTAGTTGAGGCCCTATAAGCCAACTAATGTCTTATCTATCAGTCAGCTAACAATTAGCCATTAATTGATTTTCCTTAACTAACACAACTAATAGTTAGCAAGGTGGATCCAAACAGAACTCGTAAATTAAGGGCTAAACGTCAAGGATCTTTCATACGATCCACATGGTTTGCTTGATGGTCATTCGTTCCATCTGCCGCCACTAACAGCCTCAAtgtccttgccctctcctcttgCCTTCCTCCAATCATCTCAGTGGCGCCATTAGTGGGTGCATTACTGCTACCCCACGATGCTAAAGCTGCTCTGATGGTGTTATCGACGAGTTTCCCTTCTCTCTACCCTTTTCCACCCTAGTCCTCCACTACCAATGGCCACCACCATACCACTACATACCTCGACGCCACCTTGAGCCTACATCAACCACATGGTCAGGTTGCCTCCCCGTGAGCTCCTCTAAACTCAACATCCATGAAAGTCTTGGCAATCCCGACAACTATTTCGTCGCAACTCATACTAAGAGATCCTTAAATTTCAAGGGGTAAAGTACATTCTTTAACCTCTAAATTGTGCATTTGTCTAATTTTTAACCTTGAAATACAAAATTGGGTAACagacaccctccaactatcaaaactaGACCAATTTGGTTATTTGGCTGGTTTTCTATATTATAAAAATGATAAAAATCCGATTTGATCTCTAAAAATTCACAATTAACTGGAACTAGTATAGTTTTTTCTTAAAAATTCTATCTACCTATTTATGATCTCTATATGTATATAGTTATTTGGAACTAacttatttctatttctattggtTTATTGCTTGTAGTCATGCTCATTATTTATATAAAACATTATAAGATCCAAATAATAGAACAACACCGGATAGATAATATGTTTAGAAGAAAGCTAGAACTATTTTTTCCTGATTTTAAAACAATAATTATAAAATTCTAAAGATTAAAcaagatttttattatttttagaaaatatagAACCATATTTGAAACCAGTCAGAGAACCAAATTTATCCGATTTTGATAGTTAGAGGGTATTTGTTACCCAATTTCATAGTTGAGGGTTCCAAATCGAACTGACGTACAACTTAGAGGTTCAAAAATGTACTTTTGCCTAATTTCAATAGTACAAACATAAAAAAGCGTGGATAAAGTGAATATTGATATGGACAGCTGGATCTCGAATCCAAGTAGCCAAATATACCTACATACTTCGAAGCCCACGATCTGGAACTTTCAGCCCAAAAGAACAGGCAGCGGCCTATGAAATGAAAGTAAAAAATAAGGACAggacataaaaacactcggcttGTTTAGATATACATTTATGCTAATGCTCCACCGCGGGCGCCTGTTCCGCATCGGTCAGTTAAGACACGGCAAGCTGGGCTGTGGATCGCCCCATAGGTCTGCCAGCTTTATCGGTATACATGGTTTATCTAAAAagtaataaaaaaagaaaagaaattgatATCTTATTTTTCCCATTCCATCGGCCCCACCGTACCGCCCGTCCTTCGGTTGCGTATACACGAGCTCTACTAACGCCCGCGTCCGCGTACGCACGAGCTCCACCGGCCGTGCTACGCCGCCCGCCTGTGGTGAGGGAGACCGTTGCCGCCTCCACCACGGGGGCCAGATGCCTGGGCGGCAACCAGGAAGACCTCCGCCTCTGCCTGCCCAGCTCGCTACGGCCGGGTGTGGAGCTTGCCCACGTGCAGCTTATGGCAGCCCGGGCGGAGCGCGCCAAACACATCTTGCGCACGCCAACCTAGTTTTCCGTGGCCGGGGCGGAACTCGCCTACGTGCAGCCCGCGACAACCAGGATAGAACTCCACGCGCCGACGAGGATCTattctcccaagcagcaaggagatgttgcattGAAACTACATGTTGCAAGCATCTATTTCAaagtgttttaaatgtttcagaggtatgttgcaagtgttttatatcgatgttgcaaaagtagatcgggatgttgcacatgttgcaa from Miscanthus floridulus cultivar M001 chromosome 11, ASM1932011v1, whole genome shotgun sequence includes these protein-coding regions:
- the LOC136491229 gene encoding putative invertase inhibitor, with translation MKLLQALCPLVFLLACSMSNASVLQDACKSFAAKNPDTGYAYCIKFFQADKGSASADKRGLAAIAVKLTGAAAKSTAKHIAALRASEKDKKRLAGLKDCSEVYTQAVDQTGMAAKGIASGTPRGRADAVTALSAVEDAPGTCEQGFQNLGVPSPLASEDAGFRKDASIALSVTAAL